The following proteins come from a genomic window of Sorghum bicolor cultivar BTx623 chromosome 3, Sorghum_bicolor_NCBIv3, whole genome shotgun sequence:
- the LOC8085608 gene encoding mitogen-activated protein kinase kinase 9, translating into MVVAAADVPLESSGAGAAVSSRRPMTCPALPVAPHQFFHRIPAAAAPHELMKQALALPADDLDLRLSDLEQVCHLGEGACGVVTKVRHRGTGTEFALKTAHYARPSRAADEEAEALRRSAGSPHVVRCHAVLSGAGGEPAYVLELMDAGTLAGIVGRRGGRGIPECALAEVAAHVHSRGVAHLDLRPDNLLANCRGDIKIGDFSVSRILFGRTDARRKVSVAVGSPMYLSPERFEPDAHAEPRGAIAADVWAFGVTVLELFLGRCPFLPPGGVRPSFEKLRQAICDGEPPSAPERAAASASPELRGFVAACLQKDPRRRATVAQLLAHPFVTRRHVDESRRALRELIVEARDAGVGR; encoded by the coding sequence ATGGTTGTGGCGGCGGCGGACGTCCCGCTGGAGAGCAGCGGCGCTGGCGCTGCCGTCTCCTCCCGGCGCCCGATGACTTGCCCGGCGTTGCCCGTCGCGCCGCACCAGTTCTTCCACCGGATCCCTGCCGCTGCCGCTCCCCACGAGCTGATGAAGCAGGCGCTGGCGCTGCCCGCGGACGACCTGGACCTGCGGCTGTCGGACCTGGAGCAGGTCTGCCACCTCGGCGAGGGCGCCTGCGGAGTGGTCACCAAGGTGCGCCACCGTGGCACCGGCACCGAGTTCGCGCTCAAGACGGCCCACTACGCCCGCCCCAGCAGAGCTGCGGACGAGGAAGCCGAGGCGCTCCGCCGATCTGCCGGGTCGCCGCACGTCGTGCGCTGCCACGCGGTTCtcagcggcgccggcggcgagccCGCCTACGTGCTCGAGCTCATGGACGCCGGGACGCTCGCCGGCATCGTTGGCCGCCGGGGAGGGCGCGGGATCCCCGAATGCGCCCTCGCCGAGGTGGCCGCGCACGTCCACTCCCGCGGCGTCGCGCACCTCGACTTGAGGCCTGACAACCTTCTCGCCAACTGCCGGGGCGACATCAAGATCGGCGATTTCAGCGTGTCCAGGATCCTATTCGGCCGCACCGACGCGCGCCGCAAGGTCTCCGTCGCCGTTGGCTCCCCCATGTACTTGAGCCCCGAGCGGTTCGAGCCTGATGCCCACGCCGAGCCGCGCGGCGCCATCGCCGCCGACGTCTGGGCCTTCGGCGTCACGGTCCTGGAGCTCTTCTTGGGGCGGTGCCCTTTTCTGCCCCCAGGTGGGGTGAGGCCGTCGTTCGAGAAGCTGAGGCAGGCGATCTGCGACGGGGAGCCGCCGTCTGCGCCAGAGCGTGCGGCGGCGTCGGCATCGCCTGAGCTTCGCGGGTTCGTGGCAGCGTGCCTGCAGAAGGACCCGAGGCGGCGCGCCACGGTGGCGCAGCTGCTCGCACACCCATTCGTCACGCGACGCCATGTCGACGAGTCTCGCCGGGCGCTGCGGGAACTCATCGTCGAGGCAAGAGACGCTGGAGTAGGACGGTAG